A single genomic interval of Bradyrhizobium sp. sBnM-33 harbors:
- a CDS encoding GntR family transcriptional regulator, translating to MPASERQSSRPLTEAATLTERAAMLVEQDILAGHLAPGSRLGILDLVQRYEIGATPLREGLSRLMSRGLIVGTGQRGFRVADVSREDLLDITTMRTAIEIEAIRLAITHGDDAWEAGIVSALHQMRRHIERTGDEFREGAEDFDRLHKGFHTALLTACGSKRLLAAHSDLYDQAYRYRRVMMRSVDSGKKFVRAHQLLADRVIARDIQGSQAMLSAHLRSTMDFVYPPGNES from the coding sequence ATGCCGGCCTCCGAGCGCCAATCGAGCCGACCGCTGACCGAGGCCGCGACGCTAACTGAGCGTGCGGCGATGCTGGTCGAGCAGGATATTCTCGCGGGCCATCTGGCGCCGGGATCGCGGCTCGGGATCCTCGATCTTGTGCAACGGTATGAGATCGGCGCGACGCCGCTGCGCGAGGGATTGTCGCGACTGATGTCGCGCGGGCTGATCGTCGGCACCGGGCAGCGCGGCTTCCGCGTCGCCGACGTCAGCCGCGAGGATCTGCTCGACATCACCACGATGCGCACGGCGATCGAGATCGAGGCCATCAGGCTGGCGATCACCCATGGCGACGATGCCTGGGAAGCCGGCATCGTCAGCGCGCTGCACCAGATGCGCCGGCACATCGAGCGGACCGGCGATGAATTCCGCGAAGGTGCGGAGGATTTCGACCGGCTGCACAAGGGCTTTCATACTGCCCTGCTAACGGCGTGCGGCTCGAAGCGCTTGCTGGCAGCCCATTCCGATCTCTACGACCAAGCCTACCGCTATCGCCGCGTGATGATGCGCTCCGTCGACAGCGGCAAGAAATTCGTCCGCGCGCATCAATTGCTCGCCGACCGCGTGATCGCCCGCGACATTCAGGGGTCCCAGGCGATGTTATCGGCGCATCTGCGTTCGACCATGGATTTCGTCTATCCCCCAGGCAACGAGAGCTGA
- a CDS encoding amidohydrolase family protein — MTDLRTAPLRGCFCCGQSNQSFAAPSRRGFVLGAGALVLMTAISGGRAGAQTADAKPFRIDVHHHLSPPTYVTASNDSGFGDPLMKNWTIEKSLADMDKAGIATSMLSVTTPAVNFTKGDTARRLCRESNEYAAKLVADYPGRFGNFAMLPLTDVEGSLRELAYALDTLKADGIALMTSYGDKWLGDPVFLPVMEELNRRKALVYTHPTAANCCVNLAPTQPPVMIEFGTDTTRAIADIVFSGNARRFPDIRWIFSHAGGTMPFLIERFIRHPLLVPKAKETVPDGTLAELKRFFYDTAQTSNRAAMSALASLIPPSQIVFGTDFPYRTGSDHVKGLREAGVFTDEQITSIERGNALKLIPRLAS; from the coding sequence ATGACGGATTTGCGCACGGCCCCGCTGCGGGGATGCTTCTGCTGTGGTCAATCAAATCAGTCATTCGCCGCACCAAGCCGGCGCGGCTTCGTGCTCGGTGCCGGCGCGTTGGTGCTAATGACGGCCATCAGTGGTGGCCGGGCAGGGGCACAAACCGCCGACGCAAAGCCGTTCCGGATTGACGTTCACCATCATCTTTCGCCGCCGACTTACGTGACCGCATCGAACGACAGCGGCTTCGGCGATCCCTTGATGAAGAACTGGACCATCGAGAAATCGCTCGCAGATATGGACAAGGCCGGCATCGCCACTTCGATGCTGTCCGTCACCACGCCCGCGGTCAATTTCACCAAGGGCGATACGGCACGAAGGCTCTGCCGCGAGTCGAACGAATATGCCGCAAAGCTGGTCGCGGATTATCCCGGGCGCTTCGGCAATTTCGCGATGCTGCCGCTCACCGACGTCGAAGGCAGCCTGCGTGAGCTCGCCTATGCGCTCGATACGCTCAAGGCCGATGGCATCGCGTTGATGACGAGCTACGGCGACAAGTGGCTCGGCGATCCGGTGTTCCTGCCGGTCATGGAGGAGCTCAATCGCCGCAAGGCGCTGGTCTACACCCATCCCACCGCGGCCAATTGCTGCGTGAACCTGGCGCCGACGCAACCGCCCGTGATGATCGAGTTCGGCACCGACACGACGCGCGCTATCGCTGACATTGTCTTCTCCGGCAATGCAAGGCGCTTTCCCGACATTCGATGGATATTCTCGCATGCGGGCGGGACGATGCCGTTTCTGATCGAGCGTTTCATTCGGCATCCGCTGCTGGTGCCGAAAGCCAAGGAGACGGTGCCCGATGGCACGCTCGCCGAGTTGAAGCGATTCTTCTACGACACCGCACAGACCTCCAACCGCGCCGCGATGTCGGCGCTGGCGTCGCTCATTCCGCCGTCGCAGATCGTGTTCGGGACGGATTTCCCATACCGGACCGGCAGCGATCACGTAAAGGGATTGCGCGAGGCGGGCGTTTTCACGGACGAACAGATCACGTCGATCGAACGCGGCAATGCGCTCAAGCTGATCCCGCGGCTTGCAAGCTAG
- a CDS encoding SIR2 family NAD-dependent protein deacylase, whose protein sequence is MIAKDLRSGVEQLGNMIAEAACIVPFTGAGISTECGIPDFRSPGGLWTRNRPIAFDEFVASADARAEAWRRRFAMEATFAAAKPGRGHRALATLYKAGKTPAIITQNIDNLHQASGFRADDVIELHGNTTYARCIGCGHAYDLPWVKQRFEETGSAPDCTICDEPVKTATISFGQAMPEDAMRRATELAQHCDLFLAVGSSLVVWPAAGFPLMAKNCGAKLVIINNEPTEQDDVADLVIRHDIGETLGPFVGN, encoded by the coding sequence GTGATCGCCAAGGATTTGCGCAGCGGCGTCGAGCAGCTCGGCAACATGATCGCCGAAGCTGCATGTATCGTTCCCTTTACCGGCGCCGGCATTTCCACCGAATGCGGCATTCCGGATTTCCGTTCCCCGGGCGGCCTGTGGACCCGCAACCGCCCGATCGCGTTCGATGAATTCGTTGCAAGCGCCGACGCGCGGGCCGAGGCCTGGCGGCGACGCTTTGCGATGGAGGCAACCTTTGCCGCGGCCAAGCCCGGCCGCGGGCATCGCGCGCTGGCCACGCTCTACAAGGCCGGCAAGACACCGGCGATCATCACGCAGAACATCGACAATTTGCATCAGGCGTCAGGCTTCAGGGCCGATGACGTGATCGAACTGCACGGCAACACCACCTATGCCCGCTGCATCGGCTGCGGACATGCCTATGACCTTCCTTGGGTAAAGCAGCGTTTCGAGGAAACCGGTAGCGCTCCCGACTGCACCATCTGCGACGAGCCGGTAAAGACGGCCACGATTTCGTTCGGACAGGCGATGCCGGAAGACGCGATGCGCCGCGCCACCGAACTGGCACAGCATTGCGACCTGTTCCTGGCAGTCGGATCGTCGCTAGTTGTTTGGCCCGCCGCAGGTTTTCCGCTGATGGCCAAGAACTGCGGCGCGAAGCTCGTGATCATCAATAATGAGCCCACGGAACAGGACGACGTGGCCGATCTTGTTATCCGTCACGACATCGGAGAAACGCTCGGACCGTTTGTAGGCAATTGA
- a CDS encoding DUF192 domain-containing protein, with translation MNFALTVARLRIPGRLVTALAAAFAVVLILCANPAARAASVQPLEIATKSGVRVFLVEMATTEEEKTQGLMYRKELPDGKGMLFDFSPEQQISMWMKNTYIPLDMIFIRADGRILRIAENTEPLSTKIVSSGGPARAVLEVIAGTAQKYGIQPGDRVAHPLFNKR, from the coding sequence ATGAATTTCGCTTTAACGGTTGCGCGGCTTCGCATCCCAGGCCGCCTGGTGACGGCGCTGGCCGCTGCGTTTGCTGTGGTCCTCATCCTCTGCGCCAATCCTGCCGCGCGGGCTGCGAGCGTTCAGCCGCTCGAGATCGCCACCAAGTCAGGCGTACGCGTGTTCCTGGTCGAGATGGCGACGACGGAGGAGGAGAAGACCCAGGGGCTGATGTACCGGAAAGAACTCCCCGACGGCAAAGGCATGCTGTTCGATTTCTCGCCGGAGCAGCAGATCTCGATGTGGATGAAGAACACTTACATTCCGCTCGACATGATCTTCATCCGCGCCGACGGCCGCATCCTGCGGATTGCCGAAAACACCGAGCCGCTCTCCACGAAGATCGTCTCTTCGGGTGGGCCCGCCAGGGCGGTGCTGGAAGTGATTGCCGGCACGGCGCAGAAATACGGCATTCAGCCCGGCGACCGGGTGGCGCACCCGCTGTTCAACAAGCGCTGA
- a CDS encoding ABC transporter permease, protein MTANSAKALVLPLAVLVAFEAWARATHLQSDSLAPPSEIVMALFGAFADLSILSATRDTLFSAFAGLAIGTIIGLALGIAFGISDTLNRLMEVTVEAIRPIPSIALLPIALIALGFGYRMEIVIVAFACVWPILILSRAAVRSIEPRLMEVARALRLPPAQRVWKIIIPAALPRIFVAFRLSAGIALIVAVTVEIAINPLGLGAGIMLAQQALRPDLMLAYLVWIGMIGYALNVLLTVAQNRLFGRAALSGDGA, encoded by the coding sequence GTGACGGCGAATTCCGCCAAGGCACTGGTGCTGCCGCTCGCCGTTCTGGTGGCATTCGAAGCGTGGGCACGCGCCACCCATCTGCAAAGCGACAGCCTCGCGCCGCCGAGCGAGATTGTCATGGCGCTGTTCGGCGCATTCGCCGATCTCTCGATCCTATCAGCGACGCGCGATACCCTGTTTTCAGCGTTCGCCGGGCTCGCGATCGGAACGATCATCGGCCTTGCGCTCGGCATTGCATTCGGAATTTCGGATACCCTCAACCGCCTGATGGAAGTGACGGTCGAGGCCATCAGGCCGATCCCCTCCATCGCGCTGTTGCCGATTGCGCTGATCGCGCTCGGCTTCGGTTATCGCATGGAAATCGTGATCGTGGCGTTCGCCTGCGTCTGGCCGATTCTGATCCTGTCGCGCGCAGCCGTGCGCAGCATTGAGCCGCGGCTGATGGAAGTAGCGCGGGCACTACGGCTGCCGCCGGCACAGCGGGTCTGGAAGATCATCATCCCGGCGGCGCTGCCGCGGATCTTCGTCGCCTTCCGCCTGTCGGCCGGCATCGCGCTGATCGTCGCCGTCACCGTCGAAATCGCAATCAACCCGCTCGGCCTCGGCGCCGGCATCATGCTGGCGCAGCAGGCGCTGCGTCCCGACCTGATGCTGGCCTATCTGGTCTGGATCGGCATGATCGGCTACGCGCTGAACGTCCTTTTGACCGTCGCCCAGAACCGCCTGTTCGGCCGCGCCGCATTGAGCGGAGACGGCGCATGA
- a CDS encoding fumarylacetoacetate hydrolase family protein, whose translation MKLATIKSGGQEKVAIVHSGDRLLFDLSAAASRNGGANPAFASMLALIDAGDAALEQAAKVFDEHGEDESLSVSVDATEILAPVPEPRQMRDGMSFPLHILQAPRGQLKLAARVKGDMAELARIEAEPLGELPEVYRKQPIYYITNRFSVRGTNTTVKWPRYSQVMDYELEFGIITRNKGANISPAKAKDHIFGYTIFNDFSARDAQRIEMEGRLGPAKGKSFDGGNVIGPWIVTPDEIGDPYKLKMEARINGKMRSQGVTEGMLFSFEEIIAHISQDETLMPGEFIGSGTVGNGCGLELGWYLEHGDTIELEVEKIGILKNRVERQ comes from the coding sequence GTGAAACTCGCAACAATCAAGTCGGGCGGTCAGGAAAAGGTCGCCATCGTGCATAGCGGCGACAGGCTGCTCTTTGATCTCTCGGCGGCGGCCAGCCGCAACGGAGGTGCCAATCCTGCCTTCGCTTCGATGCTGGCGCTGATCGATGCCGGTGACGCCGCGCTCGAACAGGCTGCGAAGGTGTTCGACGAACACGGCGAGGACGAGAGCCTTTCCGTATCGGTGGATGCCACTGAGATTCTCGCGCCGGTCCCCGAGCCACGGCAGATGCGGGACGGCATGTCGTTCCCGCTGCATATCCTGCAGGCCCCGCGCGGGCAACTCAAGCTCGCCGCACGCGTCAAAGGCGATATGGCCGAGCTGGCGCGGATCGAGGCGGAGCCGCTCGGCGAGTTGCCGGAGGTCTATCGCAAGCAGCCGATCTACTACATCACCAACCGTTTCAGCGTGCGCGGCACTAACACCACCGTGAAGTGGCCGCGCTACAGCCAGGTGATGGATTACGAATTGGAATTCGGCATCATCACCAGGAACAAGGGCGCTAACATCTCCCCGGCGAAGGCCAAAGATCACATCTTCGGCTACACGATCTTCAACGACTTTTCCGCGCGCGATGCCCAGCGCATCGAAATGGAGGGGCGGCTGGGCCCGGCGAAGGGAAAGAGTTTCGATGGCGGCAACGTGATAGGGCCGTGGATCGTCACCCCGGACGAGATCGGCGATCCCTACAAATTGAAGATGGAAGCGCGCATCAACGGCAAGATGCGCTCGCAGGGCGTGACCGAAGGCATGCTATTCTCGTTCGAAGAGATCATCGCCCATATCAGCCAGGACGAGACCCTGATGCCCGGCGAATTCATCGGATCCGGCACCGTCGGCAATGGATGCGGGCTCGAGCTCGGCTGGTATCTCGAGCACGGCGACACGATCGAACTCGAAGTCGAAAAGATCGGTATTTTGAAGAACCGGGTCGAGCGGCAATAG
- a CDS encoding ABC transporter ATP-binding protein, with amino-acid sequence MASAAKRLEAVSGTATPQIAFDAVTLVLGGKTIIENLSLGVRPGEFLCIVGASGCGKTTALRLAAGLYQPTSGKVNFDGEPMREPRREIAIVFQDYGKALLPWRTAAGNVSLALEAGGMPSAERPARIEELLRTVGLPGHAGKYPSEMSGGMQQRLQIARCLAQEPKTLLMDEPFGALDAMTRQGLQDEVLSLVAASGATVIFVTHDLDEAIYLGDRVIGLLPHPGRIGIELPVNLPRPRNQLSTREHPEFLRLRRQLFDFIKATEQ; translated from the coding sequence ATGGCAAGCGCCGCAAAACGCCTCGAAGCCGTATCCGGCACTGCCACGCCGCAGATCGCATTTGATGCAGTCACGCTGGTACTCGGCGGCAAGACCATCATCGAGAATCTGAGCCTCGGCGTCCGCCCCGGCGAATTCCTCTGCATCGTCGGCGCCTCCGGCTGCGGCAAGACCACGGCTCTGCGTTTGGCGGCCGGTCTCTACCAGCCGACCAGCGGCAAGGTGAATTTCGACGGCGAGCCAATGCGCGAGCCGCGGCGCGAGATCGCGATCGTGTTCCAGGACTACGGCAAGGCGCTGCTGCCGTGGCGCACTGCGGCAGGCAACGTCTCGCTGGCGCTGGAAGCGGGCGGCATGCCGTCGGCCGAGCGCCCTGCCCGCATCGAGGAACTGTTGCGCACGGTCGGCCTGCCCGGCCATGCCGGCAAATATCCGTCCGAAATGTCAGGCGGCATGCAGCAGCGCCTGCAGATCGCCCGCTGCCTGGCGCAGGAGCCGAAGACGCTTCTGATGGACGAGCCGTTCGGCGCGCTGGACGCGATGACGCGGCAAGGATTGCAGGACGAAGTGCTATCGTTGGTAGCGGCGAGCGGCGCCACCGTGATTTTCGTGACCCATGACCTCGACGAAGCCATCTATCTCGGCGACCGCGTCATCGGTTTGCTGCCGCACCCGGGCCGGATCGGCATCGAACTGCCGGTCAACCTGCCACGTCCGCGCAACCAGCTCTCGACCCGCGAGCATCCGGAGTTCCTGCGGCTGCGGCGTCAATTGTTCGACTTCATCAAGGCGACCGAGCAGTGA
- a CDS encoding cold-shock protein → MGSDEFGSKKLGGPPTGGTGQNRLGPGEYAAGAQRDPAVDALSGLGDAAANLVEISGVIKWFDASKGYGFIVPDNGWPDVLLHVTVLRRDGYQTAYEGARLVVECVQRAKGYQAFRIVSMDESTAIHPAQMLPPRTHVSVTPTSGLERAQVKWFNRLRGFGFLTCGEGTPDIFVHMETLRRFGMTELRPGQYVLVRYGPGSKGMMAAEIHPETGPSALSSH, encoded by the coding sequence ATGGGGTCGGACGAATTTGGGTCCAAGAAGCTCGGGGGGCCGCCGACAGGCGGGACAGGGCAGAACAGGCTTGGACCAGGTGAATACGCAGCCGGCGCACAGCGCGATCCGGCGGTGGACGCGCTGTCGGGGCTCGGCGATGCCGCAGCTAACCTTGTCGAAATATCGGGCGTCATCAAATGGTTCGATGCTTCGAAGGGCTATGGTTTCATCGTGCCGGATAATGGCTGGCCCGATGTGCTGCTGCACGTCACCGTGCTCAGGCGCGACGGTTACCAGACGGCCTATGAAGGCGCGCGGCTGGTGGTCGAATGTGTGCAGCGTGCCAAGGGCTATCAGGCGTTCCGGATCGTCTCGATGGACGAGTCCACCGCGATCCATCCGGCGCAGATGCTGCCGCCTCGGACTCATGTCAGCGTTACTCCGACCAGCGGTCTGGAGCGGGCGCAGGTCAAATGGTTCAACCGGCTGCGCGGTTTTGGATTCCTGACCTGCGGCGAGGGCACGCCGGACATTTTCGTCCACATGGAAACGCTGCGCCGCTTCGGCATGACCGAACTGCGGCCCGGCCAGTACGTGCTGGTACGCTACGGGCCCGGGTCGAAGGGCATGATGGCGGCCGAAATTCATCCGGAGACGGGCCCGTCGGCGCTGTCGTCGCATTGA
- a CDS encoding ABC transporter substrate-binding protein, whose amino-acid sequence MKKVLAALAVSVALTGIAFAQAKIQVGCTATSDCASAMVAIDEGIFKKHGLEVEMTPIGINSNIPAAILSNSIQIGGPTSTVFLQAVDGGLDLVAIAGATVMSPVNQDSIAAFVRNGITIKEPKDFAGKKVGAPGLNAFLHVLFVKWLVEKGVDPKSVNFVEVTFPTMADIIKSGGVDAVLTAEPFVTRMTNAGLGSVGARYAIELARTDPIIFYAASREWADKNVAAVKKFREAITESAVVVNNDREKASNSIAKFTKQPIELVKATPPNRSEPALKPEQLSWWIEVMSSQKMLQSKLDTSKLVLK is encoded by the coding sequence GTGAAAAAGGTCCTTGCCGCCCTTGCGGTCAGTGTGGCGCTGACCGGTATCGCCTTTGCGCAAGCCAAGATCCAGGTCGGCTGCACGGCAACCTCGGACTGCGCCTCCGCGATGGTGGCGATCGACGAAGGCATTTTCAAAAAGCACGGCCTTGAGGTCGAGATGACGCCGATCGGCATCAACTCGAACATCCCGGCAGCGATCCTGTCGAACTCGATCCAGATCGGCGGGCCGACCTCGACCGTATTTCTGCAGGCGGTCGATGGCGGGCTCGATCTCGTCGCCATCGCGGGTGCTACCGTGATGAGCCCGGTGAACCAGGACAGCATCGCCGCCTTCGTCCGCAATGGCATCACCATCAAGGAGCCGAAGGATTTCGCTGGCAAGAAGGTCGGCGCGCCCGGGCTGAATGCCTTCCTGCACGTATTGTTCGTGAAGTGGCTGGTGGAGAAAGGCGTCGATCCCAAGAGCGTCAATTTCGTCGAGGTTACCTTCCCGACCATGGCCGACATCATCAAATCCGGCGGCGTCGATGCCGTGCTGACAGCCGAACCGTTCGTGACGCGCATGACCAACGCCGGCCTCGGGTCGGTCGGCGCACGCTACGCGATCGAGCTGGCGCGCACCGATCCGATCATTTTCTACGCGGCCTCGCGCGAATGGGCCGACAAGAACGTCGCGGCGGTCAAGAAATTCCGGGAAGCGATCACCGAGTCCGCCGTCGTCGTCAACAACGACCGCGAAAAGGCCTCGAACTCGATTGCCAAATTCACCAAACAGCCGATCGAACTGGTCAAGGCGACACCGCCGAACCGTTCCGAACCGGCGCTGAAGCCTGAGCAACTCTCCTGGTGGATCGAAGTGATGTCGTCGCAAAAAATGCTGCAATCCAAGCTCGACACCTCGAAGCTGGTCCTAAAGTAA
- a CDS encoding CAP domain-containing protein has protein sequence MARQALLLGLVICFAAAWSQPAAANPAQMISDFRLKHGQKRVTLDATLTRIAHDQAQAMAAKDKLDHDVLGRFNTRVGPAGAGRAAENIAYGYDGFPKTLDQWINSSGHRKNLLLPGATRVGVASVKSAKTGRTYWAMVIAGDYERPKTPKSSPKDSPKALKQASAAKSKPRAAEACRLKILSLCF, from the coding sequence CTGGCACGGCAGGCCCTTCTGCTGGGGCTGGTGATTTGCTTTGCCGCCGCATGGAGTCAGCCGGCGGCGGCCAATCCCGCGCAGATGATTTCTGATTTTCGGCTAAAGCACGGGCAGAAGCGCGTAACCCTGGATGCGACTCTCACACGGATTGCACACGATCAAGCCCAGGCAATGGCCGCAAAGGACAAACTGGATCACGATGTCCTTGGCCGTTTCAATACGCGTGTCGGCCCGGCAGGCGCAGGCCGCGCCGCAGAGAACATTGCGTACGGCTACGACGGTTTTCCCAAAACGCTCGACCAGTGGATCAATTCGTCGGGGCACCGAAAGAATCTCCTGCTGCCCGGCGCGACGCGCGTGGGCGTTGCCAGCGTGAAAAGCGCGAAGACCGGTCGCACGTATTGGGCCATGGTGATCGCAGGCGACTATGAGCGTCCCAAGACGCCGAAGAGTTCGCCAAAGGATTCGCCGAAGGCTTTAAAGCAGGCCAGCGCTGCGAAATCCAAGCCGCGCGCAGCCGAGGCTTGCCGACTAAAAATTCTCAGTCTCTGCTTTTAG
- a CDS encoding ABC transporter permease, producing the protein MNRAALLWRVASFAVAAGFVAIWQLIANLKLVSPVFLPGPDRAWAALVRGFSSGDLWSKLAGTLEHMAYGWLAASIAGIAIGAIVGSSRTMRTYVAPSLEFLRPLPVSAIIPVAIAMLGLTQAMALFVIAFGAIWPIMLATIHGFAAVEPRLYEVARSLQMSRLAVIFKIALPSASPDILAGMRLSLTVALILSVVCEILAGLDGLGHWVLLSARAFRSADLFAGVILLGVTGYVTSVAMSLAEHRLLAWQAAQR; encoded by the coding sequence ATGAACCGCGCGGCCCTCCTCTGGCGCGTGGCGAGCTTTGCGGTTGCGGCCGGCTTCGTCGCGATATGGCAACTGATCGCCAATTTGAAACTGGTCTCGCCGGTGTTCCTGCCGGGACCGGACCGAGCCTGGGCTGCGCTGGTGCGCGGGTTTTCCTCCGGCGATCTCTGGAGCAAGCTCGCCGGCACGCTCGAACACATGGCCTATGGCTGGCTCGCCGCCTCCATTGCGGGCATCGCGATCGGCGCGATCGTCGGATCCTCGCGGACGATGCGGACCTATGTCGCGCCGTCGCTTGAGTTTTTACGGCCGCTGCCGGTCTCGGCGATCATTCCGGTGGCGATCGCGATGCTCGGGCTGACGCAGGCGATGGCGCTGTTCGTGATCGCCTTTGGTGCGATCTGGCCGATCATGCTGGCGACCATCCACGGTTTTGCGGCCGTCGAGCCGCGGCTCTACGAGGTCGCGCGGTCGCTGCAGATGTCGCGGCTCGCGGTGATCTTCAAGATTGCGCTGCCCTCCGCCAGTCCCGACATCCTCGCCGGCATGCGCCTTAGCCTGACGGTGGCGCTGATCCTGTCGGTGGTCTGCGAAATCCTGGCCGGCCTCGACGGGCTCGGCCATTGGGTTCTGCTGTCAGCGCGCGCATTCCGCTCGGCCGACCTGTTCGCCGGTGTCATCCTGCTTGGCGTCACCGGTTACGTGACATCGGTGGCGATGTCGCTGGCGGAGCATCGGCTGTTGGCGTGGCAAGCGGCGCAGCGGTGA
- a CDS encoding cyclase family protein yields MARKLIDISVPLQNDVPADPPGNNPTIQYIDHQQGLPRMLQFFEGLKAEDLPDGQGWAVEQVSLSTHNGTHLDAPWHFHPTMNRGERSWTIDEVPLEWCFQPGVKLDFRHLPDGYVATAKDVEAELKRIGHTLSPLDIVVVNTSAGAKYGRQDYVTSGCGMGYEATMYLLERGVRLTGIDGWSWDAPFVYTAKKYAETKDASLIWEGHKAGRHIGYCHLEKLHNLEQLPSTGFMVSCFPVKIERASAGWTRAVAILDG; encoded by the coding sequence ATGGCGCGCAAACTGATCGACATTTCCGTTCCCCTGCAAAATGACGTGCCGGCCGATCCACCCGGCAACAACCCGACCATCCAGTACATCGATCACCAGCAAGGCCTGCCCCGCATGCTGCAGTTCTTCGAAGGGTTGAAGGCGGAAGATCTGCCTGATGGTCAGGGCTGGGCGGTGGAGCAGGTGTCGCTCTCCACCCACAACGGCACGCATCTGGATGCGCCCTGGCATTTCCATCCCACCATGAACCGCGGCGAGCGTTCATGGACCATCGATGAGGTGCCGCTGGAATGGTGTTTTCAGCCGGGCGTGAAGCTCGACTTCCGGCATTTGCCGGACGGCTATGTCGCTACCGCCAAGGATGTCGAGGCTGAGCTCAAGCGTATCGGTCATACGCTGTCACCGCTGGATATCGTGGTGGTGAACACCAGCGCCGGTGCCAAATACGGGCGGCAGGACTATGTCACCTCCGGCTGCGGCATGGGCTACGAGGCGACGATGTATCTGTTGGAGCGCGGCGTGCGCCTGACCGGCATCGACGGCTGGAGCTGGGATGCACCGTTCGTCTACACCGCGAAAAAGTATGCCGAGACGAAGGACGCCAGCCTGATCTGGGAAGGCCACAAGGCCGGCCGCCACATCGGCTATTGCCATCTCGAGAAGCTGCATAATCTCGAGCAACTGCCGTCGACCGGTTTTATGGTGTCGTGCTTTCCGGTGAAGATCGAGCGTGCATCCGCCGGCTGGACCCGCGCGGTCGCCATTCTCGACGGGTGA